The Altererythrobacter sp. CAU 1644 genome has a window encoding:
- a CDS encoding M2 family metallopeptidase has translation MKFASFARVLGTSALATSLAACATTPAPDVESTAAIEAGEVDPYPLTPQGAADWVAMVEKDLLGFSEEYARVQWINSTYINYDSDWLASKYGAISTEKSVAYANEAARYARVAGLDPEVARKLDILRNGIVMPAPVRDGAAAELAELSTKLGSAYGKGQATLNGQSIPGVDAEAEMGNLERTPQELSEMWVSWHDNVGAPMKDDYARMIAIANDGAKELGFADLGAMWRSNYDMDPDQFAAETERMWQEVKPLYVALHTYVRSKLNEKYGDAVQPATGPIRADLLGNMWAQEWGNIYPLVAPKGAGDIGYDLTELIVEKGYDEREMVKVGEQFFSSMGFAPLPETFWERSQFTKPQDREVVCHASAWDLDNVDDLRIKMCIKRNADDFKVIHHELGHNYYQRAYNQQDYLHLNGANDGFHEAIGDMISLSITPEYLVQIDMLDRKDVPSADKDIGLLLREAMDKVAFLPFGLLVDRYRWSLFDGSVAPTDYNEQWTSLRYQYQGIVPPVPRGPDAFDPGAKYHVPGNVPYTRYFLARILQFQFYKAACDQAGWEGPLHRCSFYGNEEVGKNLNAMLEMGASKPWPDALEAFTGERQMSGKAMVEYFAPLMDWLEEQNQGKPQGW, from the coding sequence GAGGTCGATCCCTATCCGCTGACGCCGCAGGGCGCAGCCGACTGGGTGGCGATGGTCGAGAAGGACCTGCTCGGTTTCTCGGAAGAATACGCCCGGGTGCAGTGGATCAATTCAACCTACATCAACTACGACAGCGATTGGCTGGCGTCGAAATACGGTGCCATCTCGACGGAAAAGTCGGTCGCCTACGCCAATGAGGCAGCCAGGTATGCCCGCGTCGCAGGGCTCGATCCCGAGGTGGCGCGCAAGCTCGACATCCTGCGCAACGGGATCGTCATGCCCGCTCCTGTCCGCGACGGGGCTGCCGCCGAACTGGCCGAACTGTCGACCAAGCTCGGCTCCGCCTACGGCAAAGGTCAGGCGACGCTCAACGGCCAGTCGATCCCCGGCGTCGATGCCGAGGCGGAGATGGGCAATCTCGAACGTACGCCCCAGGAATTGTCGGAAATGTGGGTCAGCTGGCACGACAATGTCGGCGCGCCGATGAAGGACGATTATGCGCGCATGATCGCCATCGCCAATGACGGCGCCAAGGAGCTGGGCTTCGCCGATCTCGGCGCAATGTGGCGTTCGAACTACGATATGGACCCCGACCAGTTCGCCGCCGAGACCGAACGCATGTGGCAGGAAGTGAAGCCGCTGTACGTCGCGCTTCACACCTATGTTCGCTCGAAGCTCAACGAGAAGTATGGCGATGCCGTGCAACCTGCCACGGGCCCGATCCGCGCTGACCTGCTCGGCAACATGTGGGCGCAGGAGTGGGGCAATATCTATCCGCTCGTGGCGCCCAAGGGAGCAGGCGACATCGGCTACGATCTGACGGAGCTGATCGTCGAAAAGGGCTATGACGAGCGCGAGATGGTGAAGGTCGGCGAACAGTTCTTCTCGTCGATGGGGTTTGCGCCGCTGCCCGAAACGTTCTGGGAGCGTAGCCAGTTCACCAAGCCGCAGGATCGCGAGGTCGTCTGCCACGCCAGCGCCTGGGATCTCGACAATGTCGACGACCTGCGGATCAAGATGTGCATCAAGCGCAATGCCGACGACTTCAAGGTGATCCACCACGAGCTCGGCCACAACTACTACCAGCGCGCCTACAACCAGCAAGACTATCTACACCTCAACGGCGCCAACGACGGTTTCCACGAGGCGATCGGCGACATGATCTCGCTCTCGATCACGCCTGAGTACCTGGTCCAGATCGACATGCTCGATCGCAAGGACGTGCCGAGCGCCGACAAGGACATCGGCCTGCTGCTGCGCGAGGCGATGGACAAGGTGGCCTTCCTGCCGTTCGGACTGCTGGTCGACCGTTATCGCTGGAGCCTGTTCGACGGATCGGTCGCGCCGACCGACTACAACGAGCAGTGGACCTCGCTGCGTTACCAGTACCAGGGCATCGTCCCGCCGGTGCCGCGCGGCCCCGACGCTTTCGATCCGGGTGCGAAGTACCACGTGCCGGGCAACGTCCCCTACACGCGCTATTTCCTCGCGCGGATCCTGCAGTTCCAGTTCTACAAGGCCGCCTGCGACCAGGCCGGTTGGGAAGGGCCGCTCCACCGCTGCAGCTTCTATGGCAATGAGGAAGTCGGCAAGAACCTCAACGCCATGCTCGAGATGGGCGCCAGCAAGCCCTGGCCCGACGCGCTCGAAGCCTTCACTGGCGAGCGGCAGATGAGCGGCAAGGCGATGGTCGAATACTTCGCGCCGCTGATGGATTGGCTCGAAGAGCAGAACCAGGGCAAGCCGCAGGGGTGGTGA
- a CDS encoding YncE family protein, with product MIRLLAPVGAFSLLACSPAAIGEDDAPAAEAPQLEGQYLFVANKRGNSLSKIDLASGEEVKRVDSCANPHELAVSPDGQHVALACYGETSVEIFATADLSRVNRLDLGPDARPHGIHWGGALVATAEGRQSIFVIESPLRATSQMREYKTGKRGSHMVAVAPDNETAWTVDMGSGTVTRLDLQTFGPARSVEIGTEPEGIDLSPDGETLWVSARGSDKAFKLDPETLEVQGEIPTGRFPLRLAIRPQGDVAVTSNLADGSLTVIDLATAGAIRTIAVSSPEQAEARIQVTILWSDDGERIYAAETQSDTVAEIDYVSGKVLRRLKTGEGGDGMAILE from the coding sequence ATGATCAGGCTGCTTGCCCCCGTTGGCGCATTTTCGCTCCTCGCCTGCAGCCCGGCTGCGATAGGGGAGGACGATGCGCCGGCGGCGGAGGCGCCGCAGCTTGAGGGACAATATCTGTTCGTCGCCAACAAACGCGGCAACAGCCTCTCGAAGATCGATCTTGCCAGCGGTGAAGAGGTGAAGCGCGTCGATAGCTGCGCCAACCCGCACGAGTTGGCGGTGTCCCCCGACGGCCAGCACGTGGCGCTTGCCTGTTACGGAGAGACCAGCGTCGAGATTTTCGCGACCGCTGATCTCTCCCGGGTCAACCGCCTCGACCTTGGGCCTGATGCACGACCGCATGGGATCCACTGGGGTGGAGCTTTGGTGGCAACGGCGGAAGGTAGGCAGTCGATTTTCGTGATCGAGAGCCCGTTGCGGGCGACATCGCAAATGCGCGAGTACAAGACGGGCAAGCGAGGCAGCCACATGGTCGCCGTCGCGCCCGACAACGAGACGGCCTGGACGGTCGATATGGGTTCGGGAACGGTCACGCGCCTTGACCTTCAGACCTTCGGTCCCGCGCGCTCGGTCGAAATCGGAACCGAGCCGGAAGGGATCGATCTGTCGCCCGACGGGGAGACGCTGTGGGTTTCGGCGCGCGGTTCGGACAAGGCGTTCAAGCTCGATCCGGAAACGCTCGAAGTGCAAGGCGAAATCCCGACCGGCCGGTTTCCGCTTCGGCTGGCGATCCGCCCGCAGGGAGATGTGGCTGTCACCTCAAACCTGGCCGACGGATCATTGACGGTGATCGACCTCGCCACTGCGGGAGCCATTCGCACCATTGCGGTTTCGAGTCCGGAACAGGCCGAGGCGCGCATCCAGGTGACGATCCTGTGGTCCGACGATGGCGAGCGGATCTATGCTGCCGAGACGCAAAGCGATACGGTGGCCGAGATCGACTACGTCAGTGGCAAGGTCCTGCGCCGGCTCAAGACCGGCGAGGGCGGCGACGGCATGGCCATCCTCGAATGA
- a CDS encoding ATP-dependent zinc protease family protein, which produces MSETKPLAIVGWREIVHLPQLGLANIPAKIDTGARTSSLHGSVIEEFEREGQKYIRFAVDFPQQKVRQLCEAVHVDMRGITSSNGETQRRYVIKTPLKIGSLSFRAEISLADRSDMKFPMLIGRSSLRRRFVVDSGHSWLQSPGRDPVKGHKT; this is translated from the coding sequence ATGAGCGAAACGAAGCCGCTCGCGATCGTCGGCTGGCGCGAGATCGTCCATCTGCCCCAACTCGGCCTTGCCAACATCCCGGCCAAGATCGACACCGGCGCGCGCACTTCTTCGCTGCATGGATCGGTGATCGAGGAGTTCGAACGCGAAGGACAGAAATACATCCGGTTTGCGGTCGACTTCCCCCAGCAGAAGGTTCGCCAATTGTGCGAGGCGGTGCATGTCGACATGCGCGGGATAACGAGCTCTAACGGGGAAACGCAAAGACGCTACGTCATCAAGACCCCACTCAAGATCGGCAGCCTCAGTTTCCGTGCGGAAATCAGCCTTGCCGACCGTAGCGACATGAAATTTCCGATGCTAATTGGCCGATCGTCGCTAAGGCGCCGATTTGTTGTCGATTCCGGCCATTCCTGGTTGCAGAGCCCCGGCCGCGACCCCGTCAAAGGACACAAGACATGA
- the rimK gene encoding 30S ribosomal protein S6--L-glutamate ligase has translation MKIAMLARNPNLYSHRRMVEAAEARGHTLDILNTLRCTVNIASHRPTLTYNGATLAGYDAVIPRIGASITNYGLAVLRQFEMGGVWPLNESVAIGRSRDKLRSMQILAKHGLGLPLTAYANDPKQAEEIIKAVKGPPVVIKLLEGTQGIGVVLAETMSSAKSVIEAFRGANVNILVQEFIKEAGGTDIRALVVGGKVVAAMQRTGAADDFRSNLHRGGSAQVIKITPEERSTAVRAANRMGLNVCGVDMLRSNHGPVIMEVNSSPGLEGIEKATGKDVAGMIIKFIEDNAKAGKTKTKGKG, from the coding sequence ATGAAAATCGCCATGTTGGCGCGAAATCCGAATCTGTATTCGCACCGGCGCATGGTCGAGGCAGCGGAGGCGCGGGGCCATACGCTCGATATCCTCAACACGCTGCGCTGCACGGTGAACATCGCCAGCCACCGGCCGACGCTGACCTACAATGGTGCGACATTGGCCGGATATGACGCTGTGATCCCGCGTATCGGTGCGTCGATCACCAACTACGGCCTCGCGGTATTACGCCAGTTCGAGATGGGCGGGGTGTGGCCGCTCAACGAAAGCGTCGCGATCGGCCGCAGCCGCGACAAGCTGCGCAGCATGCAGATCCTGGCCAAGCACGGGCTGGGCCTGCCGCTCACCGCCTATGCCAACGACCCGAAGCAGGCGGAAGAAATCATCAAGGCGGTAAAAGGCCCGCCGGTCGTGATCAAGCTGCTCGAGGGGACGCAGGGCATCGGCGTGGTGCTGGCCGAAACCATGTCCTCCGCCAAGTCGGTGATCGAGGCGTTCCGCGGCGCCAACGTCAACATCCTGGTGCAGGAATTCATCAAGGAAGCGGGCGGCACCGATATCCGTGCGCTGGTGGTCGGCGGCAAGGTGGTCGCCGCCATGCAGCGTACCGGTGCGGCGGACGACTTCCGTTCGAACCTCCACCGCGGCGGCAGCGCTCAGGTGATCAAGATCACCCCGGAAGAACGCTCGACCGCCGTTCGCGCGGCCAACCGCATGGGCCTCAACGTGTGCGGTGTCGACATGCTGCGATCGAACCACGGGCCGGTGATTATGGAGGTCAATTCCTCACCTGGTCTTGAGGGGATCGAAAAGGCCACCGGCAAGGACGTCGCCGGAATGATCATCAAGTTCATCGAGGACAACGCCAAGGCCGGGAAGACCAAGACTAAGGGCAAGGGGTAA
- a CDS encoding SIMPL domain-containing protein: protein MRLILAASLFTLTAPGLAAAQQLELAPNQTLLEVQATGEAFVSPDRAILNGGVITFATSSREAVNANAVAMNKVVDALRKAGVDPRDIQTQNLSLNPQFNYSGRDGQPPEITGYQATNSMSVTVRDVRKSAELLTVMFDAGANNAFGPNFSLADYDAATVEARADAVKKAGEQAKAYADAFGMKIVKVHRISERAGGSYYQPIITRANRMAPPPPPPPSPAAVMNVSALSAVEVGEMQQNVTLFVDYILEPRGGRLTHSAPSARRPLGLPRR from the coding sequence ATGCGCCTAATCCTTGCTGCTTCGCTTTTCACCTTGACTGCGCCCGGCCTTGCCGCGGCCCAGCAGCTCGAACTCGCCCCAAACCAGACTTTGCTGGAAGTGCAGGCGACCGGGGAAGCCTTTGTATCGCCCGACCGCGCGATTCTGAATGGCGGGGTCATCACTTTCGCGACCAGTTCGCGTGAAGCGGTGAATGCCAATGCGGTAGCAATGAACAAGGTCGTCGACGCCCTACGCAAGGCCGGGGTCGACCCGCGTGACATCCAGACCCAGAACCTCTCGCTCAATCCCCAATTCAACTACAGTGGACGTGACGGCCAGCCGCCGGAAATCACCGGTTATCAGGCTACCAACTCGATGTCGGTTACCGTCAGAGATGTACGCAAATCGGCCGAGTTGCTGACGGTCATGTTCGACGCGGGCGCCAACAATGCTTTCGGCCCGAATTTTTCGCTGGCCGATTATGACGCCGCGACTGTCGAAGCACGCGCGGACGCAGTCAAAAAGGCTGGCGAGCAGGCTAAGGCCTATGCGGATGCATTCGGCATGAAGATCGTCAAGGTCCACCGCATCAGCGAGCGCGCAGGTGGATCTTACTACCAGCCGATCATAACCCGGGCCAATCGTATGGCGCCCCCACCGCCTCCTCCGCCATCGCCGGCGGCGGTCATGAATGTTTCTGCCCTCTCAGCAGTCGAGGTGGGCGAGATGCAGCAGAACGTCACGCTATTCGTGGACTATATTCTCGAGCCACGTGGAGGTCGGCTCACGCATTCCGCGCCATCAGCCCGCCGTCCACTGGGATTACCGCGCCGGTGA
- a CDS encoding SDR family NAD(P)-dependent oxidoreductase yields MSGAPNRSRSIAGRVAIVTGAASGMGRATAKLFAAEGAKVAVTDLDQAACEAVAAECGDGARAYALDVSDHDAIKRVVARIAEDFGGIDILVNNAGVSSFWSLDDDGYDEVWDRALSVMLTAQQRMVRAALPHLRKSDAARIVNIASTEGLGATPGDTPYVAAKTGVTGLTRGLAVDLGPEGITVNCICPGPIRTAMTDKVPEEHKTVFAKRRTALKRYGEPEEVAHITLSLVLPAASYITGAVIPVDGGLMARNA; encoded by the coding sequence GTGAGTGGCGCGCCCAACCGCTCGCGCTCGATCGCTGGCCGCGTGGCCATCGTCACCGGAGCTGCAAGCGGAATGGGGCGAGCAACCGCGAAGCTATTCGCCGCCGAAGGCGCAAAGGTCGCCGTGACCGATCTCGATCAGGCGGCCTGCGAGGCGGTGGCGGCCGAATGCGGCGATGGCGCGCGTGCCTACGCGCTCGACGTATCGGACCATGATGCGATCAAGCGCGTGGTTGCGCGGATCGCCGAGGATTTCGGCGGGATCGACATTCTCGTGAACAACGCTGGCGTTTCGAGCTTCTGGTCGTTGGATGACGACGGATATGATGAGGTGTGGGATCGAGCGCTTTCCGTCATGCTGACCGCGCAGCAACGGATGGTGCGCGCTGCCCTGCCCCATCTGCGCAAGAGCGATGCCGCCCGCATCGTCAATATCGCCTCGACCGAGGGGCTCGGCGCGACACCAGGCGATACGCCCTATGTGGCCGCCAAGACCGGTGTGACCGGGCTGACCCGCGGGCTCGCGGTCGATCTCGGACCGGAGGGCATCACGGTGAACTGCATCTGCCCCGGCCCGATCCGCACCGCGATGACCGACAAAGTCCCCGAAGAACACAAGACAGTATTCGCCAAGCGTCGCACGGCGCTGAAGCGCTATGGCGAGCCGGAAGAGGTCGCGCACATCACTCTGTCATTGGTGCTTCCCGCCGCGAGTTACATCACCGGCGCGGTAATCCCAGTGGACGGCGGGCTGATGGCGCGGAATGCGTGA
- a CDS encoding AMP nucleosidase — protein sequence MQTFSEIFDEITRVYDLAVATLREDIMAYAKDGTIPPQRKRTDGSYAYPELRLHFEGEGNPSDRSRAFGRLEQQGTYSTTITRPSLFSGYLEEQIELIMQDYDVRLEVVPSRQEIPFPYVLDGEAGAAMVGIAPQELAKHFPSTDLALIGDELADGAEVEEPDHELPLSLFDGLRTDYSLARLAHYTGTQTEDFQHFILFTNYHRYVDEFVDWAAQQIGSDGYTGLTGAGGLDIRATTGNARDQLSDTAWRKHQMPAYHLMRNDKSGITLVNIGVGPSNAKTICDHLAVLRPHSWLMIGHCGGLRSSQRIGDFVLAHAYLRDDHVLDSVLPPEIPIPPIAEVQQALAGAAEAVSGTQGANLKQRMRTGTVVTTDDRNWELLYSNSAKRFSQSRAIAIEMESATIAAQGYRFRVPYGTLLCVSDKPLHGEIKLPGQANQFYEEAIAAHLQMGIVACKKLRDEGDRLHSRKLRAFNEPPFR from the coding sequence ATGCAGACCTTTTCCGAAATCTTCGACGAAATAACCCGAGTATACGACCTCGCCGTAGCGACCCTGCGCGAGGATATCATGGCCTACGCCAAAGACGGAACCATCCCTCCGCAGCGCAAGCGCACCGATGGCAGCTACGCCTATCCCGAACTGAGGCTTCATTTCGAAGGCGAAGGCAATCCTTCAGACCGTAGCCGCGCATTCGGCCGGCTCGAGCAGCAGGGGACCTACTCGACCACCATCACCCGTCCATCACTGTTCTCCGGCTATCTCGAGGAACAGATCGAGCTGATCATGCAGGATTACGACGTACGGCTGGAAGTCGTGCCTTCGCGCCAGGAAATCCCCTTCCCCTATGTGCTGGACGGCGAAGCAGGCGCTGCCATGGTCGGTATCGCGCCTCAGGAACTGGCCAAGCACTTTCCCTCGACCGACCTCGCCCTGATCGGAGACGAACTGGCAGACGGTGCCGAGGTCGAGGAGCCCGATCACGAATTGCCGCTGTCGCTCTTCGATGGACTGCGCACCGACTATTCGCTGGCTCGCCTCGCGCACTACACCGGCACCCAGACCGAAGACTTCCAACACTTCATCCTGTTCACGAACTATCACCGCTATGTCGATGAATTCGTTGATTGGGCGGCGCAGCAGATCGGCAGCGATGGCTATACCGGTCTGACCGGAGCGGGCGGTTTGGATATCCGCGCTACTACCGGAAATGCGCGCGACCAGCTCTCCGACACGGCATGGCGCAAGCACCAGATGCCCGCCTATCACCTCATGCGCAACGACAAGAGCGGCATCACGCTGGTCAACATCGGCGTCGGTCCCTCCAACGCCAAGACGATCTGCGATCATCTGGCGGTGCTGCGCCCCCATAGCTGGCTGATGATCGGACATTGCGGCGGCTTGCGATCGAGCCAGCGGATCGGCGATTTCGTGCTCGCTCACGCCTATCTGCGCGACGACCACGTGCTCGACAGCGTGCTTCCGCCCGAAATTCCCATTCCTCCGATCGCGGAAGTCCAGCAGGCGCTGGCCGGCGCGGCCGAGGCGGTCTCGGGCACGCAGGGCGCGAACCTCAAGCAACGCATGCGTACCGGCACGGTTGTCACCACTGACGACCGCAACTGGGAATTGCTCTACTCGAACAGCGCCAAGCGCTTCTCGCAGAGCCGCGCCATCGCCATCGAGATGGAGAGCGCGACCATCGCCGCGCAGGGATATCGCTTCCGTGTTCCCTATGGCACGCTGCTCTGCGTCAGCGACAAGCCGCTCCATGGCGAGATCAAGCTGCCGGGCCAGGCCAACCAGTTCTATGAGGAGGCCATCGCGGCCCACCTCCAGATGGGGATCGTGGCCTGCAAGAAGCTGCGCGACGAAGGCGATCGGCTCCATTCACGCAAGCTGCGCGCATTCAATGAGCCGCCGTTCCGGTGA
- the rplI gene encoding 50S ribosomal protein L9 produces MDIILLERIEKLGTIGDVVTVKDGYARNFLLPQKKALRANEANKKVFEANRDRLEKENAERRGEAEKLGEKVAGAEIVLIRASSNAGQLYGSVNVRDIVAGLNDQGHAIDKKQIVMGHPIKTIGMHDVTVALHPEVHVTVKANVARSDDEAELQSQGVDVLAQMFEDEQKEIEEQAEANRIAPNLEPGEIPAELLEERAEDAAADEASDDDA; encoded by the coding sequence ATGGATATCATTCTCCTCGAACGCATCGAGAAGCTCGGCACCATTGGTGACGTCGTTACCGTCAAGGACGGCTACGCTCGCAACTTCCTCCTTCCGCAGAAGAAGGCCCTGCGCGCCAACGAAGCCAACAAGAAGGTTTTCGAAGCCAACCGCGACCGCCTCGAAAAGGAAAACGCCGAACGTCGTGGCGAAGCCGAAAAGCTCGGCGAAAAGGTTGCCGGTGCAGAGATCGTCCTGATCCGCGCTTCGTCGAACGCCGGCCAGCTCTACGGCTCGGTCAACGTTCGCGATATCGTCGCCGGTCTCAATGACCAGGGCCACGCTATCGACAAGAAGCAGATCGTGATGGGCCACCCCATCAAGACCATCGGCATGCACGACGTGACCGTTGCCCTCCACCCCGAGGTGCACGTAACCGTCAAGGCCAACGTCGCCCGTTCGGACGACGAAGCTGAATTGCAGAGCCAGGGTGTCGACGTTCTCGCGCAGATGTTCGAAGACGAGCAGAAGGAAATCGAGGAACAGGCCGAAGCCAACCGCATCGCGCCGAACCTCGAGCCGGGTGAAATCCCCGCCGAACTGCTTGAAGAGCGCGCCGAAGACGCTGCTGCCGACGAGGCGAGCGACGACGACGCCTGA
- the rpsR gene encoding 30S ribosomal protein S18 — protein MARPFFRRRKSCPFAGKNAPKIDYKDVRLLQGFMSERGKIVPSRITAVSAKKQRELAKAIKRARQIGLLPYVVK, from the coding sequence ATGGCCCGCCCGTTTTTCCGCCGCCGCAAGTCCTGCCCGTTCGCTGGCAAGAATGCGCCCAAGATCGATTACAAAGACGTCCGTCTGCTGCAGGGATTCATGTCCGAGCGTGGCAAGATCGTGCCGTCGCGTATCACCGCAGTTTCCGCAAAGAAGCAGCGCGAGCTGGCCAAGGCCATCAAGCGTGCCCGCCAGATCGGCCTGCTTCCCTACGTCGTGAAGTAA
- the rpsF gene encoding 30S ribosomal protein S6 produces MALYEHVFLARQDLSQAQVDALAATATEIVEANNGKVTKTETWGLKSLAYKIDRNRKAHFVMLNIDAPGAVVEELERQTRINEDVIRYMTIRVDEHEEGPSVMMRKNERDRKRRSDREERD; encoded by the coding sequence ATGGCTCTTTACGAGCATGTCTTTCTCGCGCGTCAGGATCTGAGCCAAGCTCAGGTCGATGCGCTGGCGGCTACGGCCACCGAAATCGTCGAAGCTAACAATGGCAAGGTTACCAAGACCGAGACCTGGGGTCTCAAGTCGCTTGCCTACAAGATCGACCGCAACCGCAAGGCGCATTTCGTGATGCTCAACATCGACGCCCCCGGCGCGGTGGTCGAGGAACTCGAACGCCAGACCCGCATCAACGAAGATGTTATCCGCTACATGACCATCCGCGTGGATGAGCATGAAGAAGGCCCTTCGGTGATGATGCGCAAGAACGAACGCGACCGTAAGCGTCGCTCTGACCGTGAGGAGCGCGACTGA
- a CDS encoding DUF808 domain-containing protein → MPGGLVALLDDISMIARVAAASIDDVSVAAGKAGTKAAGVVIDDAAVTPSYVTGLDPSRELPIIWKITKGSLKNKLLILLPGALALSWFLPQAIIFLLMLGGAYLSYEGAEKVMEKLGEPKHGKTLGDVIEDPAKFEQQRVNGAIRTDLILSAEIMAISLNEIATITDSFWVRAAALAAVGIAITVIVYGAVALIVKMDDVGLHLAERENGFAKKFGAFLLHLMPRLLVALSFIGTIAMLWVGGGIILHGLEELGLHAPAELAHGLQHAVEEATGALSGILGWLTYAGLSAIFGLVLGAIIVFVLHHVFKFDPHAEAH, encoded by the coding sequence TTGCCCGGTGGATTGGTTGCACTGCTCGATGATATTTCCATGATTGCGCGGGTCGCCGCGGCCTCGATCGACGATGTGAGCGTCGCCGCGGGCAAGGCGGGAACCAAGGCAGCGGGGGTGGTGATCGACGATGCGGCGGTGACGCCGAGCTATGTGACCGGCCTCGATCCCTCGCGCGAACTGCCGATCATCTGGAAAATCACCAAGGGCAGCCTGAAGAACAAGCTTCTGATCCTGCTACCGGGCGCGCTCGCGCTTAGCTGGTTCCTGCCACAGGCGATCATTTTCCTGCTGATGCTGGGCGGTGCCTACCTCTCCTACGAAGGGGCGGAAAAGGTGATGGAGAAGCTGGGCGAGCCCAAGCACGGCAAGACGCTGGGCGATGTGATCGAGGACCCGGCGAAGTTCGAGCAGCAGCGCGTCAACGGCGCGATCCGCACCGACCTCATCCTGTCGGCCGAGATCATGGCGATTTCGCTCAACGAAATCGCGACGATAACCGACAGCTTCTGGGTTCGCGCCGCCGCGCTGGCCGCCGTCGGCATTGCCATCACTGTGATCGTCTATGGCGCCGTGGCGTTGATCGTGAAGATGGATGACGTGGGGCTCCACCTCGCCGAGCGGGAAAACGGTTTCGCCAAGAAGTTCGGCGCCTTCCTGCTTCACCTGATGCCGCGCCTGCTGGTGGCGCTGTCGTTCATCGGGACCATTGCCATGCTGTGGGTCGGCGGAGGCATCATTCTCCACGGTCTCGAAGAACTGGGGCTGCATGCGCCGGCCGAACTGGCGCACGGCCTCCAGCATGCAGTTGAGGAAGCGACCGGCGCGCTGTCGGGCATCCTCGGCTGGCTCACCTATGCTGGGCTTTCAGCCATATTCGGCCTGGTGCTGGGCGCGATCATCGTCTTCGTGCTGCACCATGTCTTCAAGTTCGACCCGCATGCCGAGGCGCACTGA
- a CDS encoding glutathione S-transferase family protein, which translates to MTATPVLYTCARSRGLRATWAAEEAGVNIDLKVLPFPPRYLVPEYKEINPLGTIPMLIDGEARMTESCAIAHYLASKDGPSPLVVAPGEPDYAAYCDFTYHADATITFPQTVFMRFVLFEKDKGLEEAGHAYAKWFWKRLVKLEQRLETREFLCADRFTVADICCGYALVLSENVGLDEGVPDSLKVYRERLKGRDAFKRAVAREEAGLKALEEAGR; encoded by the coding sequence GTGACCGCCACGCCGGTCCTCTACACCTGCGCGCGCTCGCGCGGTCTGCGTGCGACCTGGGCGGCCGAAGAAGCGGGCGTCAACATCGATCTGAAGGTTCTGCCGTTCCCGCCGCGTTATCTCGTGCCCGAGTACAAGGAGATCAATCCGCTCGGGACGATACCCATGCTAATCGATGGCGAAGCCAGGATGACCGAGAGCTGCGCGATCGCGCACTACCTGGCGTCCAAGGACGGGCCGTCCCCTTTGGTTGTCGCCCCGGGCGAGCCGGATTACGCCGCCTATTGCGACTTTACCTATCACGCCGACGCCACCATCACCTTTCCGCAGACCGTGTTCATGCGGTTCGTGCTGTTTGAAAAGGACAAGGGGCTCGAGGAAGCCGGGCATGCCTATGCCAAGTGGTTCTGGAAACGCCTGGTGAAGCTCGAGCAGCGGCTCGAGACTCGCGAATTTCTGTGCGCCGACCGCTTTACCGTGGCGGACATCTGCTGCGGCTATGCATTGGTGCTGTCCGAAAATGTCGGGCTGGATGAAGGCGTGCCAGATAGCCTCAAGGTCTATCGCGAGCGGCTCAAGGGGCGCGACGCCTTCAAACGCGCGGTAGCGCGCGAAGAAGCCGGGCTAAAGGCGCTGGAGGAAGCTGGTCGTTAG